In the genome of Ammoniphilus sp. CFH 90114, the window GAAGATTACAAGAGATTCCGGCGTTCGTGTCATTCGTGATGGCATTGTTATTTTTGAAGGTAAGATCGATGCCTTGAAGCGTTTTAAAGACGATGCGAAAGAGGTTGCTAGAGGCTACGAGTGTGGAATCACGATTGAAAAGTATAATGATATTAAAGAAGGAGACATCATTGAGGCCTTCATTATGGAAGAAGTTCCTGCTTCCTAAGATCTGTTAGGATAAACCCGTGATGTTAATCCAAAATAATTAAGCATAGTTTACGCCGCCGGGTTCACTCGGCGGCTCATTAATACTCGAGGTGATGGCCGTGAGTAAAGTTCGTGTTAGCCGTATTGGTGAACAGATGAAGAAAGAATTGAGTCAGATTATACAACGTGAAATAAAAGACCCTCGCATCGGGTTCGTTACCGTGACTGGTGTGGAAGTGGCAGGAGATCTACAATTAGCTAAGGTGTTTATTAGTGTTATGGGTAATGATGAACAAAGGGAAAATTCTTTAGGGGCTTTGAATAAAGCTAAGGGATTTATACGTAGTGAATTGGGGAAACGAATCCAACTTCGACACACCCCTGACTTGCAATTCAAGGTGGATGAATCCATTACCTATGGCAGCCGTATTGAGACTATATTAAGAGATATTAAGAAGGATACGGATCATGACATATAAAAAAGACCTAGAAGCAACCGGTCGTTTCCTAATGGAAAACGACCACTTTCTTGTTGTAAATCACGTTAACCCAGATGGTGATGCTACGGGATCCCTTCTTGCCATGGGTCATATTCTTCAAGCGCTAGGAAAAACGTTTATTCTTGCTAACGAGGGGCCAACCCCAGAGAAGTTCTTATTCATCCCTCTCAGTGAAAAGATTATAAACTTGTCTGAGGTGGAGCTGGATCAGATTTTTGATAGAGCAATTGCTTTAGACTGTGGAGATTTTCCACGAATAGGAGAAGCAGCACGGCTTTTATCGGAAGATGTGCAATTGCTTAATATTGATCATCATCCAACGAATGACTTATTCGGTCAAGTTAATCTTGTGCGGACAGATGCGTGCGCTACTGCAGAGATTCTCTACGATTTAGTAAAAGAAATGGGATTACCTTTACATACTAGTCTAGCTACAGCTCTCTATATGGGACTTTTGACTGACA includes:
- the rbfA gene encoding 30S ribosome-binding factor RbfA; amino-acid sequence: MAVSKVRVSRIGEQMKKELSQIIQREIKDPRIGFVTVTGVEVAGDLQLAKVFISVMGNDEQRENSLGALNKAKGFIRSELGKRIQLRHTPDLQFKVDESITYGSRIETILRDIKKDTDHDI
- a CDS encoding bifunctional oligoribonuclease/PAP phosphatase NrnA, which translates into the protein MTYKKDLEATGRFLMENDHFLVVNHVNPDGDATGSLLAMGHILQALGKTFILANEGPTPEKFLFIPLSEKIINLSEVELDQIFDRAIALDCGDFPRIGEAARLLSEDVQLLNIDHHPTNDLFGQVNLVRTDACATAEILYDLVKEMGLPLHTSLATALYMGLLTDTGGFRYSNTTAEVMHKAADLLNQGVSPSDVAERCLETITASYLKLLREVLPTLNMDFNDEAAFLTISLEAMEASQANREDMEGLVNYARNIEGVEVGILFKQVDVETVKVSLRSKKHIDVSAIAKALGGGGHAKAAGCTVKGNLDEVTQIVKNRLEQAWGNQ